The following coding sequences are from one Paenibacillus tundrae window:
- a CDS encoding nucleotide sugar dehydrogenase has product MHNQHFHSLLNAIENKEAVLGVVGLGYVGLPLAVEMVNQGFTVIGIDLDASKVESIYHGDSYIHDISSEELKKVMETGRFQPTTDYSMLRVIDALSICVPTPLSENQDPDTSYIETVVDQIKLHMKPGMLITLESTTYPGTTEELIQQKLDKIGHEAGKDYFLCFSPERVDPSNGRFTTFNTPKVIGGTTEACLKLGTALYGKYVQTVVPVSSPKVAEMSKLLENTFRSVNIAFVNEMAMMCDRMGIDIWEVIDAAATKPFGFMPFYPGPGIGGHCIPLDPMYLSWKAKGFRFYSKFIELAQSTNDNMPYYVLNKTSTILNEYAKSVRNSNILLLGMSYKPNIADLRESPGLEVYELFKESGANVSYYDPYADSFLDKHGDTVHSEVFNLEQFKTYDCIVLITNHKDLPYREISELGVPILDTRNAFRTYTQPHIYKIGHSVQHPVLEPSEALLV; this is encoded by the coding sequence ATGCATAATCAACATTTCCACTCATTATTAAATGCAATTGAAAATAAAGAAGCAGTACTCGGCGTGGTCGGGCTCGGTTATGTAGGGCTTCCACTTGCTGTAGAAATGGTGAATCAAGGCTTCACTGTCATCGGAATTGATCTCGATGCTTCTAAGGTAGAGAGTATCTATCACGGAGATTCATACATTCACGATATCTCATCTGAGGAATTGAAAAAGGTAATGGAGACAGGTCGTTTCCAACCAACGACAGATTATAGTATGCTGCGTGTCATCGATGCGTTGAGTATCTGTGTACCAACACCACTGAGCGAGAACCAAGATCCAGATACGTCGTACATTGAGACGGTAGTGGATCAGATTAAATTGCATATGAAACCAGGTATGTTGATCACGCTGGAGAGTACAACCTATCCGGGAACTACCGAAGAGCTGATTCAACAGAAGCTGGACAAAATCGGACATGAAGCAGGCAAAGACTACTTCCTCTGCTTCTCGCCAGAGCGGGTTGACCCGTCCAACGGACGATTCACTACGTTTAATACGCCTAAGGTCATTGGAGGCACTACCGAAGCTTGCCTTAAGCTAGGAACGGCGTTGTATGGTAAATATGTGCAAACCGTTGTACCCGTATCTTCACCAAAAGTAGCGGAGATGTCTAAATTGCTTGAAAATACATTCCGCAGCGTGAATATCGCCTTCGTGAATGAAATGGCGATGATGTGTGATCGCATGGGCATCGACATTTGGGAAGTCATTGATGCAGCTGCAACCAAACCGTTTGGCTTCATGCCATTCTATCCGGGTCCCGGCATCGGTGGTCACTGCATTCCGCTGGATCCAATGTATCTGTCATGGAAAGCAAAAGGATTCCGTTTCTACAGTAAATTCATTGAGCTGGCACAATCGACGAATGACAACATGCCATATTATGTTCTGAATAAAACGTCAACCATTTTGAACGAATACGCCAAATCTGTTCGAAATTCCAATATATTGCTGCTGGGTATGTCATACAAGCCGAATATTGCAGATCTGCGTGAGTCCCCAGGACTGGAAGTATATGAATTGTTCAAGGAAAGTGGAGCTAATGTAAGCTACTACGATCCGTATGCTGATTCATTCTTGGACAAACATGGCGATACCGTACACAGCGAAGTGTTCAATCTGGAACAGTTCAAAACATACGATTGCATCGTGCTGATTACCAATCATAAGGATCTTCCATATCGTGAAATTTCGGAGCTCGGTGTACCGATTCTTGATACACGTAATGCATTCCGCACATATACACAGCCTCATATTTATAAGATTGGTCACTCGGTACAACACCCTGTGCTTGAACCAAGTGAAGCGTTGCTCGTCTGA
- a CDS encoding response regulator transcription factor, with product MPNTATLQRETAVNVYRSVEQGLKETGAGTCGLMFIHCAGNIQPEQQIRTHLEQTHDYDFQLWKDGATQTIAVLLPRLTLDEIHYAGLRIKHELQETVPGADPQITLASFTDKDRPSQATIQHMAESSKLVDSSEIHIYTLDKTSADPERILIVDNDPTVREFLQLRLKMQGYETYEAVDGLAALELIEKVAPDLVLTELNLYGIDGLPFIHHIQKLGIEQPPKIVVLTEQRVEQTISQCFRSGVDDYMTKPFSPVELDARIRRCLH from the coding sequence ATGCCAAATACGGCAACATTGCAGCGTGAGACTGCGGTCAATGTGTATCGAAGTGTAGAGCAAGGGTTGAAGGAAACGGGTGCCGGAACATGCGGTTTAATGTTCATCCACTGTGCAGGGAATATTCAGCCAGAACAGCAGATCCGAACACATTTGGAGCAGACACATGATTATGATTTCCAGTTGTGGAAAGATGGGGCTACGCAGACGATTGCGGTTCTATTGCCGAGATTAACCTTGGATGAAATTCACTATGCAGGACTTCGGATCAAGCATGAACTACAGGAAACGGTACCCGGTGCCGATCCACAGATTACACTGGCTAGCTTCACGGATAAGGATCGTCCTTCACAGGCGACCATTCAGCATATGGCTGAATCCTCGAAGCTGGTAGACTCATCGGAGATTCATATCTACACGCTGGACAAGACATCAGCAGATCCAGAACGTATTTTAATTGTAGATAATGATCCGACCGTACGTGAGTTTCTGCAATTGCGATTGAAGATGCAAGGCTACGAGACGTATGAGGCTGTAGATGGTCTGGCTGCACTGGAGCTTATCGAGAAGGTGGCACCAGATCTGGTACTGACCGAATTGAACCTGTATGGCATTGACGGCTTGCCGTTCATTCATCATATCCAGAAGTTGGGGATAGAGCAGCCCCCCAAAATTGTCGTTCTGACGGAGCAGCGTGTGGAGCAAACGATCAGCCAATGCTTCCGTAGCGGGGTTGATGATTATATGACCAAGCCGTTCTCACCTGTAGAGCTGGATGCTCGTATTCGGCGGTGCCTGCACTAG
- a CDS encoding glycosyltransferase family 2 protein, with protein MVAIYYVVFVNTLYFSILALSFRNIWTIFRRSHYSKYNTLSGSELVPSVSLLVPAYNEELTIIENVNCLMTLNYPTYEVIVVNDGSSDDTLKKLLQEYNLKPMTNTKMHGKIACKNIRGIYHNPEFPDLYVIDKENGGKADSLNAGINLSHYPLISSIDADSLLEKDALIRMARMYMENPEETVAIGGDVRIANGCKIENGAVQDVSLPRKMWPMFQSIEYLKAFLGGRIGWSHMNGLIIVSGAFGMFRKDAVIAVGGYRDGYPGEDMNIIIKLHRYMLENKLKYRVAFCPEAVCWTQAPDSYRILSSQRKRWGRGNLKNMLENRGMLFNPKYKVMGMVTMPYNVIFEALNPYFRITGLLALAGYVLMDMTQWPILVLFGLLNFVSGYLLSVGALVLEEIAFKRYNKLSDLVKMLVFSALKFVGYHQLGVLWRLQGHIQFMQNNNSWGTMTRQSWSEEEKGASKAA; from the coding sequence ATGGTGGCTATATATTATGTGGTTTTTGTTAACACACTATATTTCTCCATCTTAGCCCTTTCATTCCGCAACATATGGACGATATTCCGGCGTTCGCACTATTCCAAATACAATACGTTGTCAGGGTCGGAACTGGTGCCTTCGGTCTCCTTGCTGGTACCGGCATACAATGAGGAACTGACGATTATTGAAAATGTAAACTGTCTCATGACGCTGAACTATCCAACGTACGAGGTCATCGTGGTTAACGATGGTTCGAGTGACGATACGTTGAAGAAGTTACTGCAAGAGTACAATCTTAAGCCCATGACCAACACGAAAATGCATGGCAAAATCGCATGTAAAAACATACGAGGCATCTATCATAATCCAGAATTCCCGGATCTCTATGTCATTGATAAGGAGAACGGTGGTAAGGCGGATTCACTTAATGCAGGAATCAATCTGTCTCACTACCCTCTTATCTCTTCAATTGATGCCGATTCGCTTCTGGAGAAGGATGCTTTGATCCGTATGGCTCGCATGTACATGGAGAACCCAGAAGAGACGGTGGCGATTGGCGGCGATGTTCGTATAGCTAATGGCTGTAAGATCGAAAATGGAGCCGTACAGGATGTATCTCTTCCTCGCAAAATGTGGCCGATGTTCCAGTCCATTGAGTACCTCAAAGCCTTTCTCGGCGGACGAATTGGCTGGAGCCATATGAATGGCTTGATCATTGTATCAGGTGCCTTCGGTATGTTCCGTAAGGATGCAGTTATTGCCGTCGGAGGCTACCGGGATGGTTATCCTGGGGAGGACATGAACATTATTATCAAGCTTCACCGCTATATGCTGGAAAATAAATTGAAGTATCGCGTGGCGTTCTGTCCTGAAGCGGTATGTTGGACACAGGCGCCGGATTCCTACCGGATCTTGTCCAGTCAGCGCAAGCGCTGGGGACGGGGAAATCTGAAGAACATGCTTGAGAATCGTGGCATGTTGTTCAATCCGAAATACAAAGTAATGGGCATGGTGACGATGCCGTACAATGTCATTTTTGAAGCGCTCAACCCTTATTTCCGGATTACCGGACTTCTGGCACTTGCCGGATACGTGCTGATGGATATGACGCAGTGGCCGATCCTCGTGTTGTTCGGATTGTTGAATTTTGTGAGTGGTTATCTGCTGAGTGTAGGCGCGCTAGTGCTGGAGGAAATTGCATTTAAACGTTACAACAAGCTATCTGATCTGGTCAAAATGCTGGTATTCTCTGCCTTGAAATTTGTAGGTTATCATCAGCTCGGTGTGCTCTGGAGATTGCAGGGTCACATTCAGTTTATGCAAAACAACAATTCATGGGGCACGATGACTCGCCAGAGCTGGTCAGAAGAAGAAAAGGGTGCAAGCAAAGCTGCTTGA
- a CDS encoding HEAT repeat domain-containing protein, whose product MFPNLALAYLFLYICIALVVVGVILLFAMKMSHNGKQRKMEWYESKQRDYFTYLQTALTENRQLKLPPGKLAPLERRVIQNKLIEWIDQFKGEYRDKLIALCRESGFVEHDLKELGRLRYGRQIDAAFRLGGMRCPEAVPGLMELLKDEKPGPMAIMIARSIARSTVRQGELKEMLEVLLTKGKSIHHLAADILLETSMDTSKLLIELIEDRNPDFVKVGLVAMWGQAVPEVMPALHKLVGAEQRDVRAEAVKLYLSASPALRDETILKLMQDADPEVRAEVAQALGSKHASGSIPLLRKALRDEDWGVRYNSAESLAKLGEPGFEALCQAAVQGTNVEREIAMQQIESTMQHTGTDHRAVEQMIAHNKKRLLYDRYFGSPIDHRTSKKRTGVATVGGDYTA is encoded by the coding sequence ATGTTTCCCAATTTGGCACTAGCTTATCTATTTCTATATATCTGTATAGCGCTTGTTGTTGTAGGCGTAATCCTGCTGTTTGCCATGAAAATGTCCCACAATGGCAAACAGCGCAAGATGGAGTGGTACGAATCCAAGCAGCGGGACTACTTTACGTACTTGCAAACTGCACTGACGGAGAATCGTCAACTGAAGCTGCCACCAGGCAAGCTTGCTCCGTTAGAGCGCAGGGTTATCCAGAATAAGTTGATTGAATGGATCGATCAGTTCAAGGGAGAGTACCGCGACAAGCTCATTGCTTTGTGCCGTGAGTCAGGTTTTGTAGAGCATGACCTAAAAGAACTGGGCAGACTGCGTTACGGTCGTCAGATCGATGCAGCGTTTCGCTTAGGGGGCATGCGTTGTCCAGAGGCTGTTCCGGGACTTATGGAATTGCTGAAGGATGAGAAGCCTGGTCCGATGGCGATCATGATTGCTCGCTCAATTGCGAGAAGCACCGTTCGTCAAGGAGAGTTAAAGGAGATGCTTGAGGTGCTGTTAACCAAAGGCAAATCCATTCATCACCTAGCTGCAGATATTCTACTTGAAACAAGCATGGATACGAGTAAGCTGTTGATTGAATTAATAGAAGACCGTAATCCCGACTTTGTAAAAGTAGGACTTGTAGCTATGTGGGGACAGGCTGTTCCAGAAGTGATGCCTGCTCTTCACAAACTGGTGGGCGCGGAGCAGCGGGATGTACGTGCTGAGGCAGTGAAGCTGTACCTTAGCGCAAGCCCTGCACTGCGAGATGAGACGATTTTGAAATTAATGCAGGATGCAGATCCTGAGGTACGCGCCGAAGTCGCTCAAGCGCTGGGCTCGAAGCATGCATCAGGCAGTATCCCGTTACTGCGCAAAGCGCTGCGAGATGAAGATTGGGGCGTGCGATACAACAGTGCCGAGAGTTTGGCGAAGCTGGGTGAGCCTGGATTTGAAGCGCTGTGCCAAGCTGCTGTACAGGGTACAAATGTAGAGCGTGAAATTGCGATGCAGCAGATTGAGAGCACGATGCAACATACGGGAACGGATCATAGAGCTGTTGAACAGATGATCGCACATAACAAAAAAAGGCTGCTTTATGATCGGTATTTTGGCTCACCAATAGACCATCGCACTAGCAAGAAACGTACAGGTGTGGCAACGGTAGGAGGGGATTACACTGCTTAG